The following proteins are co-located in the Flammeovirga kamogawensis genome:
- a CDS encoding MFS transporter, protein MANKVAKPDLSFWQIWNLSFGFLGVQFGFALQNGNVSRILQALGADVHDLGYFWLAAPIAGIIIQPIIGGASDSTWTKLGRRVPFILGGAIAATLAMFLMPNSEFFVALMPPMLFGATMLLIMDASFNITFQPFRALVGDMVNDKQRDLGYSVQSFLINTGAVVGSALPFILTMIGVNNEPAEGQKVADSVVWSFYIGGATLMITVLWTVLRTKEYPPEEYAEYNNIDLEAQKAEKEQQAKDGGNAIANFIKTLISSPKVMFQLAAVQLCSWVAFYFMWVYSTPAIAQHIWHTAPGDVTSAAYNDAGNWVGLMFAMYSFAAAIFSVLMPSLIKATNRKTVYASALILGGLGLLSIGMIQDKYLLFVSMAGVGIAWAAILAMPFSILSENLPAEKMGIYMGIFNVTIAGPQIFAGLFGGTIASNFFDGNAVGLLTMAGVILIIGAFCVGIISDNKDKKLEQ, encoded by the coding sequence ATGGCAAATAAAGTCGCTAAACCTGATTTATCTTTCTGGCAAATCTGGAACCTAAGCTTCGGTTTCTTGGGTGTTCAATTTGGATTTGCACTTCAAAACGGTAATGTAAGTCGTATTCTTCAAGCTCTAGGTGCAGATGTACACGATTTAGGTTACTTCTGGCTAGCCGCTCCTATTGCAGGTATTATCATTCAACCTATTATTGGTGGTGCTTCTGATAGTACATGGACAAAACTTGGACGAAGAGTACCATTTATATTAGGAGGAGCCATTGCTGCAACATTAGCAATGTTCTTAATGCCTAATTCAGAGTTCTTTGTGGCACTTATGCCTCCAATGTTATTTGGAGCAACTATGCTATTAATAATGGACGCTTCCTTTAATATCACATTTCAACCATTTAGAGCCCTAGTAGGCGATATGGTAAATGATAAACAAAGAGATTTAGGTTATTCTGTTCAAAGTTTTTTAATTAATACAGGTGCTGTTGTTGGTTCCGCTCTACCTTTTATTCTTACAATGATAGGTGTTAACAATGAGCCAGCTGAAGGACAAAAAGTAGCTGACTCTGTTGTTTGGTCATTTTATATTGGCGGTGCAACATTAATGATTACTGTACTATGGACAGTATTAAGAACTAAAGAGTATCCTCCAGAAGAATATGCAGAGTATAATAATATAGATTTAGAGGCTCAAAAAGCAGAAAAAGAACAACAAGCTAAAGATGGTGGAAATGCAATAGCTAATTTTATTAAAACATTAATTTCATCGCCAAAAGTAATGTTCCAGCTTGCTGCCGTTCAATTATGTTCTTGGGTAGCATTCTATTTTATGTGGGTATATTCTACCCCTGCAATTGCTCAACATATATGGCACACAGCACCCGGAGACGTAACTTCTGCTGCTTATAATGATGCGGGTAACTGGGTAGGTTTAATGTTTGCAATGTATAGTTTTGCTGCTGCAATATTCTCTGTACTTATGCCTTCACTAATTAAAGCAACAAATAGAAAAACAGTATATGCAAGTGCTTTAATACTAGGTGGACTTGGACTTTTAAGTATTGGAATGATACAAGATAAATATTTACTTTTTGTTTCTATGGCTGGTGTAGGTATTGCATGGGCAGCTATTTTAGCAATGCCATTTAGTATTTTATCAGAAAACCTTCCTGCTGAGAAAATGGGTATCTATATGGGTATTTTTAATGTAACCATTGCAGGTCCTCAAATATTTGCAGGTTTATTTGGAGGTACTATCGCATCAAACTTCTTTGATGGCAACGCTGTAGGTTTATTAACTATGGCTGGAGTAATTTTAATTATTGGAGCATTCTGTGTGGGAATAATTAGTGATAACAAAGATAAAAAGCTAGAACAGTAA
- a CDS encoding DUF2141 domain-containing protein, whose protein sequence is MKIKHLIVLLLCFSQNLFAQETSNIHLTVEGLRNTDGFMLVQVVDKDLNSILETKGVVSDKVFTMVLEDIAPGTYGIRICHDEDENDDMTNNWIGLPKEGFGFSWDKKVKMKEPDFEEYAFQVNQGQVTKVRIVTQYL, encoded by the coding sequence ATGAAAATTAAACACCTAATAGTACTTCTTCTCTGTTTCTCGCAAAACCTATTTGCTCAAGAAACCTCTAACATACATTTAACTGTAGAAGGCCTACGAAATACCGATGGCTTTATGCTTGTTCAAGTAGTAGATAAAGATTTAAATTCTATCTTAGAAACAAAAGGTGTCGTATCTGATAAAGTATTTACTATGGTATTAGAAGATATCGCTCCTGGTACTTACGGCATTAGAATTTGTCATGACGAAGACGAAAATGATGATATGACAAATAACTGGATTGGATTACCAAAAGAAGGTTTCGGTTTTTCTTGGGATAAAAAAGTAAAAATGAAAGAGCCTGATTTTGAAGAATATGCATTCCAAGTTAATCAAGGGCAAGTTACTAAAGTCAGGATTGTTACCCAGTATTTATAA
- a CDS encoding trimeric intracellular cation channel family protein, protein MSLINFLDLVGTFVFAISGALAASEKKFDIFGAIFVASVTAVGGGTVRDMILGTTPVFWVMDTNYILVITMAVAFTVLFKETVARLRTTVFLFDTLGLGVFTFIGLEKSLFLDISPAIGIVMGTFTAVLGGVIRDTLCNEVPLIFRDEIYATACIIGGFVFVGLSYLNIDFNIITWTCISTVIAIRLLAIRYHIGLPKI, encoded by the coding sequence ATGTCACTTATAAACTTTTTAGATTTAGTAGGTACTTTTGTATTTGCCATTTCTGGTGCTTTAGCTGCTTCAGAAAAGAAATTTGACATTTTTGGAGCCATATTCGTTGCAAGTGTAACTGCTGTAGGTGGAGGAACAGTAAGAGATATGATTTTAGGTACAACCCCTGTTTTTTGGGTAATGGACACTAATTATATCCTAGTTATTACTATGGCTGTTGCCTTTACTGTATTATTTAAAGAAACTGTAGCTAGATTAAGAACAACCGTTTTCCTATTTGATACATTAGGTTTAGGAGTTTTTACTTTTATTGGTTTAGAAAAAAGTCTATTTTTAGATATATCCCCTGCTATTGGAATAGTAATGGGAACATTCACTGCCGTATTGGGTGGTGTTATTCGAGATACTTTATGTAATGAAGTACCTCTTATTTTTAGAGATGAAATTTATGCAACAGCTTGTATTATTGGAGGATTTGTATTTGTTGGATTATCTTATCTAAATATAGATTTCAATATAATAACATGGACGTGTATTTCGACTGTTATTGCAATCAGGTTACTTGCTATACGTTATCATATTGGGCTTCCAAAAATTTAA
- a CDS encoding glycosyltransferase family 9 protein: protein MSKKILALRFSAMGDVAMTAPVMKEVLEQNPDTEIIMVSRPFLKPFFDNIPRMTFVGADLNGKHKGFGGLTNLFKELKKLGPFTAVADLHSVLRTFIIDGLFQASGTKVYRIDKGRKGKKALTKPSKKKFEPLRSTPERYADVFRKIGLDVTLSNQLPPKGSPALKNAELELLGGKNQPWVGIAPFAQHKGKIWGETKAVALAKMLQEKLNVKVLFFGGPGKEAEILEECIKEVPNSVNLAGNIKLKEELDIIELLDLMVSMDSANMHMASLRGTECVSIWGATHHYAGFLGYGQSTDNIVEISEAELPCRPCSVFGNKPCLRNDYACLDSITPEMVYHKIANALNK from the coding sequence ATGTCAAAAAAAATACTTGCATTAAGATTTTCAGCCATGGGCGATGTAGCCATGACTGCACCAGTAATGAAAGAAGTTCTTGAACAAAATCCTGATACAGAAATCATTATGGTATCAAGGCCTTTCTTAAAGCCATTTTTTGATAATATTCCAAGAATGACGTTCGTAGGAGCAGATCTAAATGGAAAACATAAGGGTTTTGGAGGACTCACAAACTTATTTAAAGAACTAAAAAAGTTAGGCCCATTTACAGCTGTAGCAGATCTTCATTCTGTTTTAAGAACATTCATTATAGATGGCTTATTTCAGGCTTCAGGTACAAAAGTATATCGTATAGATAAAGGAAGAAAAGGTAAAAAAGCACTAACTAAACCATCTAAAAAGAAATTCGAACCTCTAAGAAGTACACCTGAAAGGTATGCTGACGTCTTTAGAAAGATTGGACTTGATGTTACGTTATCAAATCAATTGCCTCCTAAAGGAAGCCCTGCCCTTAAAAATGCAGAATTAGAACTTCTTGGTGGTAAAAATCAACCTTGGGTAGGTATTGCCCCTTTTGCTCAACACAAAGGAAAGATATGGGGGGAAACTAAAGCTGTAGCTCTCGCAAAAATGCTTCAAGAAAAATTAAATGTTAAGGTATTATTTTTTGGAGGCCCAGGAAAAGAAGCTGAAATACTTGAAGAATGTATAAAAGAAGTTCCAAATAGTGTAAACCTAGCAGGTAATATAAAACTCAAAGAAGAATTAGATATTATTGAATTACTTGATTTAATGGTAAGTATGGACTCTGCAAATATGCACATGGCCTCCTTAAGAGGAACAGAATGTGTGTCTATTTGGGGAGCAACACATCATTATGCAGGTTTTTTAGGGTACGGTCAATCTACAGATAATATTGTCGAAATATCTGAAGCTGAATTACCATGCCGCCCTTGTTCTGTTTTTGGCAATAAGCCCTGTTTAAGAAATGATTACGCTTGCTTAGACAGTATTACACCAGAAATGGTATACCACAAAATAGCAAATGCATTAAATAAATAG
- a CDS encoding DUF4254 domain-containing protein — protein MQFTENCNSIFSQSIEKYHIKDHVDTPIENPFEKEDIQHLLYLKNWIDTVQWHLEDIIRDPNIDPEEALKIKRRIDASNQERTDVVEYIDSWFLEKYKDVQVTPGASINTESPAWAIDRLSILALKIYHMNEEVEREGATEEHKAACTTKLNILLEQRVDLSTAIEELVNDIAAGKKFMKVYKQMKMYNDPSLNPVLYKEGK, from the coding sequence ATGCAGTTTACTGAAAATTGTAATTCTATCTTCTCGCAGAGCATCGAGAAATATCATATAAAAGACCATGTGGACACTCCTATTGAGAATCCATTTGAAAAAGAAGATATCCAACATTTATTATATCTAAAAAATTGGATTGATACGGTTCAATGGCACTTGGAAGATATTATTAGAGATCCTAATATCGACCCTGAAGAAGCTTTAAAAATCAAACGTAGAATTGATGCTTCTAACCAAGAACGTACAGATGTGGTAGAATACATTGACAGCTGGTTTTTAGAAAAATATAAAGACGTTCAAGTTACTCCAGGAGCAAGTATTAACACTGAATCTCCTGCATGGGCAATTGATAGACTTTCGATCCTAGCATTGAAAATTTACCATATGAACGAAGAAGTAGAACGTGAAGGTGCTACTGAAGAACATAAAGCAGCTTGTACTACAAAGTTAAATATTCTTCTAGAGCAACGTGTAGATCTTTCTACAGCAATTGAAGAACTAGTTAATGATATTGCAGCTGGTAAAAAATTCATGAAGGTATACAAACAAATGAAAATGTATAACGATCCTTCATTAAACCCTGTTTTATACAAAGAGGGAAAATAA
- the rlmB gene encoding 23S rRNA (guanosine(2251)-2'-O)-methyltransferase RlmB has protein sequence MYDDKRKVNYTKYNTTPRQKTNSADIMYGIQPIFEALEAGKEFEKLFITRDSSNEQIAEIHKMANRAGIVVSRVPVEKLQRITSKNHQGVIAFVPAIDYAKAENVIAAAFEAGKTPLVLVLDRVTDVRNFGAIARTAECAGADLIMIPKKGAAQIGSDAVRTSAGALNHIPVCRVDNLKQGIIELQESGLQIVCCTEKGSKDLYYVDMEIPSAIVMGSEEDGISPDIIHLADKLAKIPMLGKVNSLNVGVAAGIVIFEANRQRMMSAQK, from the coding sequence ATGTACGACGATAAAAGAAAAGTAAATTACACGAAATACAATACAACACCCCGTCAGAAAACAAACTCTGCGGATATTATGTATGGTATTCAGCCTATTTTTGAGGCATTAGAAGCTGGTAAAGAATTTGAAAAATTATTTATAACTAGAGATTCTTCGAACGAACAAATTGCTGAAATCCATAAAATGGCAAATAGAGCAGGTATTGTTGTTTCTAGAGTTCCTGTTGAAAAGCTGCAAAGAATTACCTCAAAGAACCACCAAGGTGTAATCGCATTTGTTCCTGCAATTGATTATGCAAAAGCAGAAAATGTTATTGCTGCAGCTTTCGAAGCAGGAAAAACACCTCTTGTTTTAGTTCTAGACAGAGTAACTGATGTAAGAAATTTTGGTGCGATTGCTAGAACTGCTGAATGTGCAGGTGCAGATTTGATCATGATTCCTAAAAAAGGAGCTGCTCAAATTGGTAGTGATGCAGTTAGAACTTCTGCTGGTGCATTAAACCATATTCCTGTTTGTAGAGTAGACAACCTTAAACAAGGTATTATTGAACTTCAAGAAAGTGGTTTACAAATTGTTTGTTGTACAGAAAAAGGTTCTAAAGACCTTTACTATGTTGATATGGAAATTCCATCTGCTATAGTAATGGGGTCTGAAGAAGATGGTATTTCTCCAGATATTATCCATTTAGCAGATAAATTAGCAAAGATCCCTATGCTGGGTAAAGTAAATTCATTAAATGTTGGTGTTGCTGCAGGAATCGTAATTTTTGAAGCAAACAGACAACGTATGATGTCGGCACAGAAATAG